GGCGCGATCTGCTGGGCGGCACGCAACTGATCGACGGAGATCTCCGACAAGCCGATGTGGCGAATCTTGCCTTCCTGTTGCAGTTTGGCGAGCTCACCGACCTGGTCCTCCAGCGGGAACTTGTCGTCGATGCGGTGCAGTTGGAACAGGTCGATGGTCTGCACGCCGAGCCGGCGCAGGCTCATCTCGCATTCCTGGCGCAGGTAACTCGGGTAGCCCAGCGGAACCCAGATGTCCGGGCCGGTGCGCAGCAGCCCGGCCTTGGTCGCGATCACCAGATCCCGATACGGATGCAGCGCCTCGGCAATGATCTCTTCGCAGATGTACGGGCCGTAGGAGTCGGCGGTATCGATGAAGTTGACGCCGAGATCCACCGCGCGACGCAACACGCGCACGGCTTCATCACGGTCGGCGGGTGGACCCCACACACCGGGTCCGGTGAGGCGCATCGCGCCGAACCCGAGCCTGTTGACGGTCAACTCGCCGCCCAACGTCAACGTCCCGGCTGCTGCCGCCGGCCTTTTCGAGGTTTGAGTACTCACCCCGACGACCGTACGCCTTCCCCCGATTAGCACCTGCGGGCCATGGCAAGCTAAGCCCGTGGACTTGCACGCGTTGACGAGCCTGCCGTTCACGTATCCCGAAGTGGGCGCGACCGCGGGCCCAATCCCGCCGGGATACCACCACATCGGCTACATCAGCCAGATCGGCACCGGTCAACAGCGGTTCGAGCAGGCCGCCGACGCGGTCATGCACTGGGGCATGCAGCGCGGTGCCGGACTGCGAGTGCAAGCCAGCAGCGACGTCGTCACCGTTGGCGCCGTGGTCGTAGTCAAGCTCGGTTTTCTGCGCGCACCATGCCGGATCGTGTACGTGCTCGACGAACCCAACCTGCGCGGTTTCGCCTATGGCACCCTGCCCGGCCACCCCGAATCCGGCGAAGAGCGGTTCGCGGTGCGCTACGACCCGCTCACCGCCGCGGTGTTCGCGGAGGTGTCGTCGTTTTCCCGGCCGGCGAACCGGTGGAGCAAGGCCGGCAGGCCCTTGCTGGCGGTGGGCCAGCGCGTCCTCG
This Mycobacterium xenopi DNA region includes the following protein-coding sequences:
- a CDS encoding aldo/keto reductase; the protein is MSTQTSKRPAAAAGTLTLGGELTVNRLGFGAMRLTGPGVWGPPADRDEAVRVLRRAVDLGVNFIDTADSYGPYICEEIIAEALHPYRDLVIATKAGLLRTGPDIWVPLGYPSYLRQECEMSLRRLGVQTIDLFQLHRIDDKFPLEDQVGELAKLQQEGKIRHIGLSEISVDQLRAAQQIAPIVSVQNLYNLTNRSAEPLVEACADQGLGFIPWFPLAAGPLAAPDGPLARMAAEHDATPAQMALAWLLNRSPVMLPIPGTSSVAHLEENVAAAEIRLSEQEVEFLGAIGEQNA
- a CDS encoding DUF1990 domain-containing protein — protein: MDLHALTSLPFTYPEVGATAGPIPPGYHHIGYISQIGTGQQRFEQAADAVMHWGMQRGAGLRVQASSDVVTVGAVVVVKLGFLRAPCRIVYVLDEPNLRGFAYGTLPGHPESGEERFAVRYDPLTAAVFAEVSSFSRPANRWSKAGRPLLAVGQRVLARRYLRAV